TGATATGAGTGACTTGAAACCCATAGAAGAAAAGTTTGAAGACCATATTGAAAAACATCTCAATTCAATTGGTTATAAATCTTGCCATTTCTCAGAATATAACCGCTCTCTGTGTCTCATCCGCGATGATCTGCTTGAATTCATCAAGACCACACAGCCGGACAACTGGAGCAAGCTAGAGGAAATCTATGGAATCGACACGGAGAACAAAATCCTCTCACGCATTTCATCCGAAACCTCAAGAAGAGGAATTATTGATGTTCTTCGGAACCCCGTTGTCGATCGAGGTGTCTATCTCACTCTATGCTTTTTCCAACCCAAAAGTGACCTTAATCCCGATCATCAAAAACTCTATCAACAGAATAGATTTGCTGTTGTAAGACAACTTCATTATTCAAATCAGAACGAGAACTCAATTGATATGGTTCTCTTCTTAAACGGTCTTCCGCTGATTACGATGGAACTGAAGAACCAGTTGACAGGACAGAACATCGTTCACTCCCAGAATCAGTATAGAAACGACAGGGACCCAAGAGAACATCTGCTCCGGTTCAAACGATGCGCCGTTCATTTCTGCGTAGATAACAACGCAGTCTCGATGACTACCAAGCTGGAAGGTGAAAAAACTTCCTTCCTCCCCTACAACCGGGACCTGGAAAATCCACCGGTAGAGAGTGGATACAGAACCAAATATCTCTGGGAAGACATGCTGGCACCGGACTCGGTTCTGGACATTCTTGAGAACTTCGTCCATGTATCCCAAGAGAAAAGATATTTCTTCAACGAAAACAAACAAAAAATTGATGCAAAAACATCTGAAGTTCTCATCTTTCCCCGCTACCATCAACTCGACCTTATAAGGAAATTCAGAAATCAGATAAAAGAGGACGGAACGGGTAAGAACTACCTTGTTCAGCACACCACCGGTTCGGGCAAGTCATACTCGATCGGCTGGCTGGCGCACACATTAACTTCCCTTTACCGTTCAAAAGATGATAAAAAGCGGATGTTCGACACCATAGTCGTCGTGACCGATAGGACGGTTCTCGATGATCAGTTAAGAAACACCGTCCGGTCGCTTGAGAAAACCGCCGGAGTCGTAAGTGGCGTCGATAAAGATTCCGGGCAACTGAAGGCTTTTCTCGAACAGGGTAAAGACATAGTAATTTCCACGATCCAGAAGTTTCCTTTCATCTCGGAAACAATCTCCTCATTGGGCCACAGGACTTTCGCCGTCATAATTGACGAGGTTCATTCGAGCCAGAGCGGCGAACTCTCAAAAGAACTTAAAAAATCTCTCTCTAAAACAGGAGATGATGACGACGAGTTTGACTACGAGGAGATGTTAAGACAGGAGATTAAAAACCGTGGAAGACAGAACCACATATCTTTCTTCGGGTTCACCGGAACTCCCAAAGACAAGACTTTGGAACTTTTCGGAACCAAGACCGAAGATGGAAAATTCATACCGTTCCATATTTACTCAATGTACCAGTCAATCCATGAAGGCTTCACCCTTGACGTTCTTCAGAATTACACGACTTACAAGCGATATTTCAAGATAAAGCAGGTAAGAGACAACGAGATGGAGATTCCCGTATCCGAGGGCAAAAAAGAACTCGTCAGATACGTGGATTCCCATGAACAGACGATCCGCTACAAGGTCAATATCATGCTGGATCACTGGATCAACAAGGGGTCGAAGGAGATCAGGGGTCAATCAAGAGGCATGATTGTCACCAGGTCACGGAAGCAATGCGTACTTTACTTCAAGGAAGTAAATGCCCAACTTAAGCAGCGAGGAATCAGCTACAGGTCTCTGGTTGGATTCTCGGGCGAAGTGACTCTGGACGGTGAAAAATACACCGAGCATTCGCTTAACCATACAGTAGAACATCAAGGCGACATCCCTCTTGGGTTGAAGAATCCTAAATTCCGCCTTTTGATCGTGGCGAACAAATTCCAGACCGGGTTTGACGAACCGCTTGTTCAGTCAATGTATGTCGATAAGATTCTCGGAGGAGTTCAGTGCGTACAGACTCTCTCAAGGCTTAACAGGACCACTTCGGGCAAGACGGAAACTTTCGTGCTGGACTTCGTGAATACTCCCGATGATATCCGAGAGTCCTTTCAGACATTCTATCAGTCAACGATCCTTGAAGGCGAAACCGATCCTAATCGTCTCTACGATATACAAAGAGAAATCTACAATTTCCATTTATATACGCATGAAGACGTAAATCGCTTCTGCCAAGTCTTTTATGACCGAAACCGCGATGAAGGGGATCTGCATCCGGTTCTTGACGGGGTAGTTGATCAGTTCAAGAAAATTGAAGACAGGGAACTAAGAGAAGATTTCCACTCGAAAATCCAATCGTTTATCCGGATGTACGGATACCTGTCCCAGATAATAAACTTCACCGATATTGAGCTTGAAAAATCGTTTGTATTTTTCAAATATCTGAACAAGAAACTTCCGAAGCGTGAATCTGAGAGATTCGACATCAGCG
The nucleotide sequence above comes from Candidatus Dadabacteria bacterium. Encoded proteins:
- a CDS encoding type I restriction endonuclease subunit R, which codes for MSDLKPIEEKFEDHIEKHLNSIGYKSCHFSEYNRSLCLIRDDLLEFIKTTQPDNWSKLEEIYGIDTENKILSRISSETSRRGIIDVLRNPVVDRGVYLTLCFFQPKSDLNPDHQKLYQQNRFAVVRQLHYSNQNENSIDMVLFLNGLPLITMELKNQLTGQNIVHSQNQYRNDRDPREHLLRFKRCAVHFCVDNNAVSMTTKLEGEKTSFLPYNRDLENPPVESGYRTKYLWEDMLAPDSVLDILENFVHVSQEKRYFFNENKQKIDAKTSEVLIFPRYHQLDLIRKFRNQIKEDGTGKNYLVQHTTGSGKSYSIGWLAHTLTSLYRSKDDKKRMFDTIVVVTDRTVLDDQLRNTVRSLEKTAGVVSGVDKDSGQLKAFLEQGKDIVISTIQKFPFISETISSLGHRTFAVIIDEVHSSQSGELSKELKKSLSKTGDDDDEFDYEEMLRQEIKNRGRQNHISFFGFTGTPKDKTLELFGTKTEDGKFIPFHIYSMYQSIHEGFTLDVLQNYTTYKRYFKIKQVRDNEMEIPVSEGKKELVRYVDSHEQTIRYKVNIMLDHWINKGSKEIRGQSRGMIVTRSRKQCVLYFKEVNAQLKQRGISYRSLVGFSGEVTLDGEKYTEHSLNHTVEHQGDIPLGLKNPKFRLLIVANKFQTGFDEPLVQSMYVDKILGGVQCVQTLSRLNRTTSGKTETFVLDFVNTPDDIRESFQTFYQSTILEGETDPNRLYDIQREIYNFHLYTHEDVNRFCQVFYDRNRDEGDLHPVLDGVVDQFKKIEDRELREDFHSKIQSFIRMYGYLSQIINFTDIELEKSFVFFKYLNKKLPKRESERFDISDTVDLDSLRIQKIHESVGKLEKTDTSLTPPEFEGGAVSEPEFDLLSEIITQVNRLYGVNLTEEDRLDLFRLRKRLNDDAEVAKYMNEDNTEENKRNFFAKQFDSMLIDYVNERFDFYKKVGENQSIKNMICQMLYSGYQQDRPLMVLGDSE